The following are from one region of the Chromobacterium phragmitis genome:
- a CDS encoding YihY family inner membrane protein has translation MQVQRLEPYFGFARFIARRMSCLRVLQISGSLTFTTLLALVPLFTIALSVISAFPVFSDYSTRFKIMLLSTLVPEFAGKVITVYMRQFADNAEKLTAAGIVMLGVTALMLMSTIERTFNAIWGVRRGRPWLQQSMVYWTVLTLGPLVLGGSLLSWRWLFRVTRFEKNLPLLAGLVETGGTIVLTALVLSLLYRIVPNRFVPIKHAIVGALATAVLLELTKAGFGFYIGQVASYQLVYGAFASIPIFLLWVYCLWLVVLGGAVFTSALSYWEGDAWRRRNEPHRRFQDALEVLLLLDAAQERGEAMTPRRLRQQVKVGYDELGLVLDRLAQRGYVQKGGGDAWVLMRRASAINLSDLFQIFVYRRDPGCGDALDATLAELLGPLTDQLQAVTVADLARRVGRK, from the coding sequence ATGCAAGTCCAACGCCTAGAACCCTATTTCGGCTTCGCCCGTTTCATCGCGCGCCGCATGAGCTGCCTGCGCGTGCTGCAGATTTCGGGCAGCCTGACCTTCACCACGCTGCTGGCGCTGGTGCCGCTGTTCACCATCGCGCTGTCGGTGATTTCGGCGTTTCCGGTGTTTTCCGACTACAGCACCCGCTTCAAGATCATGCTGTTGTCCACGCTGGTGCCGGAGTTCGCCGGCAAGGTGATCACCGTCTACATGCGCCAGTTCGCGGACAACGCGGAAAAGCTCACCGCCGCCGGCATCGTGATGCTGGGCGTCACCGCGCTGATGCTGATGTCCACCATCGAGCGCACTTTCAACGCGATCTGGGGCGTGCGCCGCGGCCGGCCGTGGCTGCAGCAGAGCATGGTGTACTGGACGGTGCTGACGCTGGGTCCGCTGGTGCTGGGCGGCAGCCTGCTGTCCTGGCGCTGGCTGTTCCGCGTCACCCGCTTCGAGAAGAACCTGCCGCTGCTGGCGGGGCTGGTGGAGACCGGCGGCACCATCGTGCTGACCGCGCTGGTGCTGTCGCTGCTGTACCGCATCGTGCCCAACCGCTTCGTGCCGATCAAGCACGCCATCGTCGGCGCGCTGGCGACTGCGGTGCTGTTGGAGCTCACCAAGGCCGGCTTCGGCTTCTACATCGGCCAGGTGGCGAGCTACCAGCTGGTGTACGGGGCTTTCGCCAGCATTCCCATCTTCCTGCTGTGGGTGTATTGCCTGTGGCTGGTGGTGCTGGGCGGCGCGGTGTTCACGTCGGCGCTGTCTTATTGGGAAGGCGACGCCTGGCGCCGCCGCAACGAGCCGCACCGCCGCTTTCAGGACGCGCTGGAGGTGCTGTTGCTGCTGGACGCGGCTCAGGAGCGCGGCGAGGCGATGACGCCGCGCCGGCTGCGGCAGCAGGTGAAGGTGGGCTACGACGAGTTGGGCCTGGTGCTGGACCGGCTGGCGCAGCGCGGCTATGTGCAGAAGGGCGGCGGCGACGCCTGGGTGCTGATGCGCCGGGCATCGGCGATCAACCTGTCCGATTTGTTCCAGATTTTCGTCTATCGGCGCGATCCCGGCTGCGGCGACGCGCTGGACGCGACGCTGGCCGAGCTGCTGGGGCCGCTGACCGATCAGCTGCAGGCGGTGACGGTGGCGGATTTGGCGCGGCGCGTCGGCCGGAAGTAA
- the wrbA gene encoding NAD(P)H:quinone oxidoreductase: MLDILVLYYSQHGATRELARLIARGVDSVPGCQARLRTVPKISAVSEAVEPAIPDSGAPYVERQDLVDCAGLALGSPTRFGNMASAMKYFIDGTGGEWMQGTLAGKPACVFTSTSSLHGGQEATLLTMMIPLLHHGMVIAGLPYSEAALLATQTGGTPYGVSHLAGPQSDRPISEHEKALALAQGKRLGELAVRLAGR, from the coding sequence ATGCTAGACATCCTGGTGCTGTATTACAGCCAGCACGGCGCCACCCGCGAACTGGCCCGGCTGATCGCCCGCGGCGTGGACAGCGTGCCCGGCTGCCAGGCGCGGCTGCGCACCGTGCCCAAAATTTCCGCCGTCAGCGAGGCGGTGGAGCCGGCCATCCCCGACAGCGGCGCGCCCTATGTCGAGCGGCAGGACCTGGTGGATTGCGCCGGCCTGGCGCTGGGCAGCCCCACCCGCTTCGGCAATATGGCCTCGGCGATGAAGTATTTCATCGACGGCACCGGTGGCGAATGGATGCAGGGCACGCTGGCCGGCAAGCCCGCCTGCGTGTTCACCAGCACCTCGTCGCTGCACGGCGGCCAGGAGGCCACGCTGCTGACGATGATGATTCCGCTGCTGCACCACGGCATGGTCATCGCCGGCCTGCCCTATTCCGAAGCCGCGCTGCTCGCCACCCAGACCGGCGGCACGCCGTACGGCGTCAGCCACCTGGCCGGGCCGCAAAGCGACCGGCCGATCAGCGAGCATGAGAAGGCGCTGGCATTGGCGCAGGGGAAGCGGTTGGGGGAGTTGGCGGTGAGGTTGGCGGGAAGATGA
- a CDS encoding AraC family transcriptional regulator yields the protein MDSLEPQDEFDLGVEPVVGKPRDYPAGKETERHRHPTAQLLYAVEGLMLVGTERGQWVVPPTRAIWLPIGTWHQVSMVSPVRMRSIYVRGDRLEGLPAGCCVLEVSPLLRELIVAAVAAERPCAPGSRDEKVMGLLLEEIGRAPVLPLSLPQPSSAALRQLCDVWLAHPDDARGAAEWARELALDPRTLQRRFRRETGLSFGQWRRQARLMLALQRLACGDSVLKVALDLGYASPSAFATMFKRELGAPPSSFFAA from the coding sequence GTGGACAGCCTGGAGCCGCAAGACGAATTCGACCTGGGCGTGGAGCCGGTAGTGGGCAAGCCGCGCGACTACCCGGCCGGCAAGGAAACCGAACGCCATCGCCATCCCACTGCCCAGCTCTTGTACGCGGTGGAGGGGCTGATGCTGGTCGGCACCGAGCGCGGCCAGTGGGTGGTGCCGCCGACGCGCGCCATCTGGCTGCCGATCGGCACCTGGCATCAGGTGAGCATGGTCAGCCCGGTGCGGATGCGCAGCATCTACGTGCGCGGCGACCGGCTGGAAGGCTTGCCTGCCGGCTGCTGCGTGCTGGAGGTGTCGCCGCTGCTGCGCGAGCTGATCGTCGCCGCGGTGGCGGCGGAGCGCCCCTGCGCGCCGGGCTCGCGCGACGAGAAGGTGATGGGCTTGCTGCTGGAGGAAATCGGCCGCGCGCCGGTGCTGCCGCTGTCGCTGCCGCAACCGTCGTCCGCCGCGCTGCGCCAGCTGTGCGATGTCTGGCTGGCACACCCGGACGACGCGCGCGGCGCGGCCGAATGGGCGCGCGAGCTGGCGCTGGACCCGCGCACGCTGCAGCGCCGCTTCCGCCGCGAAACCGGCCTCAGCTTCGGCCAGTGGCGGCGGCAGGCGCGGCTGATGCTGGCGCTGCAGCGGCTGGCTTGCGGCGACAGCGTGCTGAAGGTGGCGCTGGATTTGGGCTACGCCAGTCCCAGCGCCTTCGCCACCATGTTCAAGCGCGAGTTGGGCGCGCCGCCGAGCAGTTTCTTCGCCGCGTGA
- a CDS encoding MFS transporter yields MTTSSSSLAAAQDTRFRVLGAISFSHFLNDMLQSLLVALYPLLKGNYHLSFAEIGLMTFTYQCTASLLQPLVGIYTDKRPQPYSLVFGMGSTLIGLLLLSSASSFPLLLLAAALVGTGSSIFHPESSRVARMASGGRPGLAQSIFQVGGNAGSATGPLLAALIVIPLGQRSVAWFGLAALLAMYVLFRVGQWYAHQQRQAKKAGAVSPPGLSPTRVKLTLLLLLLLVFSKHFYLASITSYYTFYLIHHFQVGVQSAQLYLFLFLFAVAAGTVLGGPIGDAIGRKRVIGFSILGVAPLALALPHADLFWTAALSLPIGFILASAFPAILIYAQELLPGKVGMVSGMFFGFAFGIGGIGAAVLGELADLRGIEFVYQLCAFLPLLGIVSLALPDLHRQGRV; encoded by the coding sequence ATGACCACGAGCAGTTCCTCACTCGCCGCCGCGCAGGACACGCGCTTCCGCGTGCTCGGCGCGATCAGTTTTTCCCACTTTCTCAACGACATGCTGCAGTCGCTGCTGGTGGCGCTGTATCCGCTGCTGAAGGGCAATTACCACCTCAGCTTCGCCGAAATCGGGCTGATGACCTTCACCTATCAGTGCACCGCCTCGCTGCTGCAGCCCTTGGTGGGCATTTATACCGACAAACGCCCCCAGCCCTATTCGCTGGTATTCGGCATGGGTTCGACGCTGATCGGCCTACTGTTGCTGTCCAGCGCCTCCAGTTTTCCCTTGCTGCTGCTGGCCGCCGCATTGGTGGGCACCGGCTCGTCCATCTTCCACCCGGAATCGTCCCGGGTGGCGCGGATGGCCTCGGGCGGCCGCCCCGGTCTCGCCCAATCCATCTTCCAAGTGGGTGGCAACGCCGGCAGCGCCACCGGCCCGCTGCTGGCGGCGCTGATCGTGATCCCGCTGGGCCAGCGCAGCGTAGCCTGGTTCGGCCTGGCCGCGCTGCTGGCGATGTACGTGCTGTTCCGCGTCGGCCAGTGGTACGCGCATCAGCAGCGCCAGGCGAAAAAGGCCGGCGCGGTCAGTCCGCCCGGCCTGTCTCCGACGCGGGTCAAGCTGACGCTGCTGCTGTTGCTGCTGCTGGTGTTTTCCAAGCACTTCTATCTGGCCAGCATCACCAGCTACTACACCTTCTACCTGATCCACCACTTTCAAGTGGGCGTGCAGTCGGCGCAACTTTACTTGTTCCTGTTTCTGTTCGCGGTGGCAGCCGGCACGGTGCTGGGCGGCCCGATCGGCGACGCCATCGGCCGCAAACGGGTGATAGGCTTCTCCATCCTGGGCGTGGCGCCGCTGGCGCTGGCGCTGCCGCACGCCGATCTGTTCTGGACCGCCGCGCTGTCGCTGCCCATCGGCTTCATCCTGGCTTCAGCCTTCCCGGCCATCCTGATCTACGCTCAGGAACTGCTGCCGGGCAAGGTGGGCATGGTATCCGGCATGTTCTTCGGCTTCGCTTTCGGCATCGGCGGCATCGGCGCCGCGGTGTTGGGCGAACTGGCCGACCTCAGGGGCATCGAGTTCGTCTACCAGCTGTGCGCCTTCCTTCCGCTCTTGGGCATCGTCTCGCTGGCGTTGCCGGACCTGCATCGTCAGGGCAGGGTTTGA
- the asnB gene encoding asparagine synthase (glutamine-hydrolyzing) has product MCGIAGFFSRLPVNPAVPQAMLDELHRRGPDDASRLLLDGELTPAADDAIHNAMLHARLAIIDPRPAANQPMASDDGQVWICYNGEVYDWEAGKAELEAGGAVFRTHSDTEFILRGYQAWGIEGLLARLRGMFAFAILDKRGGKVHLARDRMGEKPLLYSLRDGNFAYGSLVRAVLPFLPAEQRDFNPAAIDAYLAHRYIPSPATVFSHIQRLENGYRLEFDLNTRQLAKQRYWQPQAEAGDWLPELDRAVAMRTVADRPLGVLLSGGIDSTVIASRLATQQLTQFSSFTAAFPGTSLDESADAADSARRMGLPNVRVEMPENLAADFERIVADLDQPFADPSSFPTWYLAREVTRHVKVVLVGDGGDELLAGYKRMGKHLRTRWRQNIRLPLPIKPQLDSKRGKLATELAMDWTSAYSLRFSGFTPGQRRFLQGGRKLEKLCHWRAPDDIGPAPKDGAPGLHQLLELDFANYLPDYILQKSDLCTMAHGLEGRAPLLDHGFYQRLLAASAAERYTKPAKQILRRAIHPALPADFFQRKKRGFNPPLSGWLRTSLAPRFDGLGARLAESTNGQLDAAAVDAFAQSYRDGAGHLAEQMLQLLILDESLAQLRRLCRTLG; this is encoded by the coding sequence ATGTGTGGAATCGCCGGCTTTTTCTCGCGCCTTCCCGTCAACCCCGCCGTCCCGCAAGCGATGCTGGACGAGTTGCATCGCCGCGGTCCGGACGACGCCAGCCGGTTGCTGCTGGACGGGGAACTGACCCCGGCGGCCGATGACGCCATCCACAACGCGATGCTGCATGCCCGCCTGGCCATCATCGACCCGCGCCCGGCCGCCAACCAGCCGATGGCCAGCGACGACGGCCAGGTCTGGATCTGCTACAACGGCGAAGTCTACGACTGGGAAGCCGGCAAGGCCGAACTAGAAGCCGGCGGCGCCGTCTTCCGCACCCATTCCGACACCGAATTCATCCTGCGCGGCTACCAGGCCTGGGGCATCGAGGGCCTGCTCGCGCGGCTGCGCGGCATGTTCGCCTTCGCCATCCTGGACAAGCGCGGCGGCAAGGTCCACCTGGCCCGCGACCGCATGGGCGAGAAGCCGCTGCTGTACTCGCTGCGGGATGGAAACTTCGCCTACGGCTCGCTAGTGCGCGCGGTGCTGCCCTTCCTGCCGGCCGAGCAGCGCGATTTCAACCCGGCGGCGATAGACGCCTACCTCGCCCACCGCTACATCCCCTCCCCCGCCACCGTATTCAGCCACATCCAGCGGCTGGAAAACGGCTACCGGCTGGAATTCGACCTGAACACCCGCCAGCTGGCCAAGCAGCGCTACTGGCAGCCGCAGGCGGAAGCCGGCGACTGGCTGCCCGAACTGGACCGCGCGGTGGCGATGCGCACCGTCGCCGACCGGCCGCTGGGCGTGCTGCTGTCCGGCGGCATCGACTCCACCGTGATCGCCAGCCGGCTGGCCACCCAACAACTGACCCAGTTCTCCAGCTTCACCGCCGCCTTCCCCGGCACCAGCCTGGACGAGTCCGCCGACGCCGCGGATTCTGCCCGGCGCATGGGCCTGCCCAACGTCAGGGTGGAGATGCCGGAAAATCTGGCGGCCGACTTCGAACGCATCGTCGCCGACCTGGACCAGCCCTTCGCCGATCCGTCCAGCTTCCCCACCTGGTATCTGGCGCGCGAGGTCACCCGGCACGTCAAGGTGGTGCTGGTGGGCGACGGCGGCGACGAGCTGCTGGCCGGCTACAAACGGATGGGCAAGCATCTGCGCACCCGCTGGCGGCAAAACATCCGCCTGCCGTTGCCGATCAAGCCGCAGCTGGACAGCAAGCGCGGCAAGCTGGCCACCGAACTGGCGATGGACTGGACAAGCGCCTATTCGCTGCGTTTCTCCGGCTTCACGCCGGGCCAGCGTCGCTTCCTGCAAGGCGGCCGCAAACTGGAAAAGTTGTGCCACTGGCGCGCGCCCGACGACATCGGACCGGCGCCCAAAGACGGCGCGCCCGGCCTGCACCAGTTGCTGGAGCTGGACTTCGCCAACTATCTGCCCGACTACATCCTGCAAAAGTCCGACCTGTGCACGATGGCCCACGGCCTCGAAGGCCGCGCGCCGCTGCTGGACCACGGCTTCTACCAACGCCTGCTGGCCGCCTCCGCCGCAGAACGCTATACCAAGCCGGCCAAGCAGATCCTCCGCCGCGCCATCCACCCGGCGCTGCCGGCCGACTTCTTCCAGCGCAAGAAGCGCGGCTTCAACCCGCCCTTGTCCGGCTGGCTGCGAACCAGCCTGGCGCCGCGCTTCGACGGACTGGGCGCGCGGCTGGCCGAATCCACCAACGGCCAGCTGGACGCGGCGGCGGTGGACGCCTTCGCCCAGTCCTATCGCGACGGCGCCGGCCACCTGGCCGAGCAGATGCTGCAGTTGCTGATCCTGGACGAAAGCCTGGCTCAACTGCGGCGGCTGTGCCGGACGCTGGGCTGA
- a CDS encoding iron transporter, giving the protein MMRRFVCQLAVASIALSASFAAMAKEYPIGKPALKNGMEIGAVYLQPTKMEPDGMMLKPEASDIHLEADIHATKNNPNGFEEGAWMPYLVVKYELTKVGGKTQKGELMPMVANDGPHYGDNIKLQGPGKYKLKYTILPPTANEHAHFGRHVDKETGVAPWFKPFDLNYEFTFAGIGKKGGY; this is encoded by the coding sequence ATGATGCGTCGCTTTGTCTGCCAGCTGGCTGTCGCCAGCATCGCCCTGTCCGCCTCCTTCGCCGCCATGGCCAAGGAATATCCGATCGGCAAGCCCGCCCTGAAAAACGGCATGGAAATCGGCGCGGTCTACCTGCAGCCGACCAAGATGGAGCCGGACGGCATGATGCTGAAGCCGGAAGCGTCCGACATCCACCTGGAAGCCGATATCCACGCCACCAAGAACAACCCCAACGGCTTCGAGGAAGGCGCCTGGATGCCCTACCTGGTGGTCAAGTACGAACTGACCAAGGTGGGCGGCAAGACCCAGAAGGGCGAACTGATGCCGATGGTGGCCAACGACGGCCCGCACTACGGCGACAACATCAAGCTGCAAGGCCCGGGCAAGTACAAGCTGAAGTACACCATCCTGCCGCCGACCGCCAACGAGCACGCCCACTTCGGCCGCCACGTGGACAAGGAAACCGGCGTCGCCCCGTGGTTCAAGCCGTTCGACCTCAACTACGAGTTCACCTTCGCCGGCATCGGCAAGAAGGGCGGCTATTGA
- a CDS encoding cupredoxin domain-containing protein: MTVLRLLAAAMLAGLLSSAAMAEDMPVFKLQMKDGQLIPARLVVPAGKKFKIEVMNIGKTPAEFESTPLRKEKVLGPGAESFLIFQPLSPGEYKFFDEFHMKTGQGVIVAK, translated from the coding sequence ATGACTGTTCTGCGCCTGTTGGCCGCCGCCATGTTGGCCGGCCTGCTCTCCTCCGCCGCCATGGCCGAGGACATGCCGGTATTCAAGCTGCAAATGAAAGACGGCCAGCTGATTCCCGCCCGCCTGGTGGTGCCGGCCGGCAAGAAGTTCAAGATCGAAGTGATGAACATCGGCAAGACTCCGGCCGAATTCGAAAGCACGCCGCTGCGCAAGGAAAAGGTGCTGGGCCCCGGCGCGGAGTCCTTCCTGATCTTCCAGCCGCTGTCGCCCGGCGAGTACAAGTTCTTCGACGAGTTCCACATGAAGACCGGCCAAGGCGTCATCGTCGCCAAGTAA
- a CDS encoding FTR1 family iron permease — translation MGQVLFIVWRESVEALLVVGILNAWLNHNPAGRAGKPWLWSGVALGIAMAIALAVALFTAGSLMAGAQDYFQTAMVFIAAALIVQMVLWMREHGRTLKKELESGLSEKAASGSWWGVTVLAALAIAREGSETVVFLYGMLAEAGGMELVKMAGAGAAGLALAFLTFYVLQLGGKVLSWRLFFRVTEIMLLLLGASLFLSGVEKLISMDVLPALVDPLWDSSALLDDMSPVGGVVAALTGYRSHPALTSLLAYLLFWGAIWSLFQWRNRRQAAAPA, via the coding sequence ATGGGACAGGTACTCTTCATCGTCTGGCGCGAAAGCGTCGAGGCGCTCTTGGTCGTGGGCATTCTCAATGCCTGGCTGAACCATAATCCGGCCGGCCGCGCCGGCAAGCCCTGGCTGTGGAGCGGCGTGGCGCTGGGCATCGCGATGGCGATCGCGCTGGCGGTGGCGCTGTTCACCGCCGGCAGCCTGATGGCCGGCGCGCAGGACTACTTCCAGACCGCCATGGTGTTCATCGCCGCCGCGCTGATCGTGCAAATGGTGCTGTGGATGCGCGAACATGGCCGCACGCTGAAGAAAGAGCTGGAAAGCGGCTTGTCGGAGAAGGCCGCCAGCGGCAGCTGGTGGGGCGTGACCGTGCTGGCCGCGCTGGCCATCGCCCGCGAAGGCAGCGAGACCGTGGTCTTCCTCTACGGCATGCTGGCGGAAGCCGGCGGCATGGAACTGGTGAAAATGGCCGGCGCCGGCGCGGCCGGCCTGGCGCTCGCCTTCCTCACCTTTTACGTGCTGCAGCTGGGCGGCAAGGTGCTGTCCTGGCGGCTGTTCTTCCGCGTCACCGAGATCATGCTGCTGCTGCTGGGCGCGTCCCTGTTCCTGTCCGGCGTGGAAAAGCTGATCTCGATGGACGTGCTGCCGGCGCTGGTAGACCCGCTGTGGGACAGCTCGGCGCTGCTTGACGACATGAGTCCGGTAGGCGGCGTGGTGGCCGCGCTGACCGGCTACCGCTCGCACCCGGCGCTGACCAGCCTGCTCGCCTACCTGCTGTTCTGGGGCGCGATCTGGTCGCTGTTCCAGTGGCGCAACCGCCGCCAGGCCGCCGCCCCCGCATGA
- a CDS encoding 4Fe-4S binding protein translates to MKPPRQPRPPQRVIPIVAAPAGGGSCMPERQPRGLLALAGAWLRDHAALLRWLQWAVVLVYAFLLIVPACLELPGDAARMWNNLTIFAQFVFWGIWWPFVLLSMVLFGRLWCGVLCPEGALSEWAARKGMGRPIPRWMRWGGWPFVAFVLTTVYGQLVSVYQYPKAALLVLGGSTVAAVAVGFVYTRGKRAWCRHLCPVNGVFGLLSKLAPLHYRVDEAAWKASHERTPAVDCAPLQPLRHMQGGSGCHMCGRCSGHRGAIELSLRSSSDEVVRVAEKEADGWQTALIVYGLLGVAMGAFHWTMSPWFVALKQAAAEWLVDRDIMWPLDTEAPWWLLTHYPMHNDVFSWLDGASLIAYVAATALVLGTGILASLALSVAVSGRWRTQRLHHLAQALIPLAGCGVFLGLSALTVTLLKAEGLDMRWVNDARLVLLAGANLWALRLAFGILGRWQAGPRRWDALLPFCGALALVDCAWGFMFWWW, encoded by the coding sequence ATGAAGCCGCCCCGTCAACCCCGCCCGCCGCAACGGGTGATCCCCATCGTCGCCGCCCCCGCCGGCGGCGGTTCCTGTATGCCAGAGCGCCAGCCGCGCGGCCTGCTGGCGCTCGCGGGCGCCTGGCTGCGCGACCACGCCGCCCTGTTGCGCTGGCTGCAATGGGCGGTGGTGCTGGTCTACGCCTTTCTGCTGATCGTTCCCGCCTGCCTGGAACTGCCGGGCGACGCGGCGCGGATGTGGAACAACCTGACCATCTTCGCCCAGTTCGTGTTCTGGGGCATCTGGTGGCCGTTCGTGCTGCTGTCCATGGTGCTGTTCGGCCGCCTGTGGTGCGGCGTGCTGTGTCCGGAAGGCGCGCTGTCGGAATGGGCGGCGCGCAAGGGCATGGGCCGGCCGATTCCGCGCTGGATGCGCTGGGGCGGCTGGCCTTTCGTCGCCTTCGTGCTGACCACCGTTTACGGCCAGCTGGTCAGCGTCTACCAATATCCCAAGGCGGCGCTGCTGGTGCTGGGCGGCTCCACCGTGGCCGCCGTCGCCGTCGGCTTCGTCTACACCCGCGGCAAGCGCGCCTGGTGCCGCCACCTGTGTCCGGTCAATGGCGTGTTCGGCCTCCTGTCCAAGCTGGCGCCGCTGCATTACCGCGTCGACGAAGCCGCCTGGAAGGCCTCGCATGAGCGGACGCCGGCGGTGGATTGCGCGCCGCTGCAACCCTTGCGCCACATGCAGGGCGGCAGCGGCTGCCATATGTGCGGCCGCTGCAGCGGCCACCGCGGCGCGATCGAGCTCAGCCTGCGCTCGTCCAGCGACGAGGTGGTGCGCGTAGCCGAGAAAGAAGCCGACGGCTGGCAGACCGCGCTGATCGTCTATGGCCTGCTGGGCGTGGCGATGGGCGCCTTCCACTGGACCATGAGTCCCTGGTTCGTCGCGTTGAAGCAGGCCGCCGCCGAGTGGCTGGTGGACCGCGACATCATGTGGCCGCTGGATACCGAAGCCCCATGGTGGCTGCTCACCCACTACCCGATGCACAACGACGTGTTTTCCTGGCTGGACGGCGCGTCGCTGATCGCCTACGTCGCCGCCACCGCGCTGGTGCTCGGCACCGGCATCCTGGCCTCCCTCGCCCTGTCGGTGGCCGTTTCCGGCCGCTGGCGGACGCAGCGTCTGCACCATCTGGCGCAGGCGCTGATCCCGCTGGCCGGCTGCGGCGTGTTTCTCGGCCTGTCGGCGCTGACCGTGACGCTGCTGAAGGCCGAAGGCCTGGACATGCGCTGGGTCAACGATGCCCGCCTCGTCCTGCTCGCCGGCGCCAATCTATGGGCGCTGCGGCTGGCTTTCGGCATCCTCGGCCGCTGGCAGGCCGGCCCGCGCCGCTGGGACGCGCTACTGCCGTTCTGCGGCGCGCTGGCGCTGGTCGACTGCGCCTGGGGCTTCATGTTCTGGTGGTGGTAA
- a CDS encoding substrate-binding periplasmic protein, which produces MWRLLLSALALSLACRAQAAEQTVDLATGEWPPYVSQQLPEQGVFTEIVREAFRRAGYQARMSFQSWPQTELLTKSGKTAAAFPYRPTPEREKDFDFSVPLMHSTSYLFYHKPHLPNPPQQFQSLDELRSYRIAIQLGYWYLPLFQRHRLNTLMTSDETNALRQLYLGHLDLVPMVLERGLYQIHHVFPGREKEFGYISTPLDKETALALMFSRSYPQAERIREDFGRALAQMEKDGSLKAIYQRHFPEATPPR; this is translated from the coding sequence ATGTGGCGTCTGCTGCTATCCGCTCTCGCTTTGTCCTTGGCCTGCCGCGCCCAGGCTGCCGAGCAAACAGTGGACCTAGCCACCGGGGAGTGGCCGCCCTACGTGTCCCAGCAACTCCCGGAACAGGGCGTGTTCACCGAAATCGTCCGCGAGGCCTTCCGCCGCGCCGGCTACCAGGCCCGCATGTCCTTCCAGAGCTGGCCGCAGACAGAGCTGCTGACCAAATCCGGCAAGACCGCCGCGGCCTTCCCCTACCGTCCGACGCCCGAGCGGGAAAAGGACTTCGACTTTTCCGTTCCGCTGATGCACTCCACCAGCTACCTGTTCTATCACAAACCCCACCTGCCGAACCCGCCGCAACAGTTCCAGTCGCTGGACGAATTGCGAAGCTATCGCATCGCCATACAACTGGGCTACTGGTATCTGCCGCTGTTCCAGCGGCATCGGCTCAACACGCTGATGACCAGCGACGAGACCAACGCGCTGCGGCAGCTCTACCTGGGGCATCTGGACTTGGTGCCCATGGTGCTGGAGCGCGGACTCTACCAGATCCACCACGTTTTTCCGGGGCGCGAGAAAGAGTTTGGCTACATCTCAACCCCGCTGGACAAGGAAACGGCGCTGGCGCTGATGTTCTCGCGCAGCTATCCGCAGGCGGAGCGCATCCGCGAAGACTTCGGCCGGGCGCTGGCGCAGATGGAAAAGGACGGCAGCCTGAAGGCGATCTACCAGCGCCACTTCCCAGAGGCTACGCCGCCGCGGTGA
- the ybaK gene encoding Cys-tRNA(Pro) deacylase, which produces MSKEKAPVTQAIRALREHKVDYTEHLYKYEDKGGTTVSARELGVDEHAVVKTLIMEDENKRPLIVLMHGDCEVGTGMLAKQIGVKKVHPCDPKTADKHSGYQVGGTSPFGTRHPMPVYMEASIAELPVIYINGGKRGFLVGVDPREVIRVLQPTLVTAAA; this is translated from the coding sequence ATGTCCAAGGAAAAAGCCCCGGTCACTCAGGCCATCCGCGCGCTGCGCGAGCACAAGGTGGATTACACCGAACATCTGTACAAGTACGAGGATAAGGGCGGCACCACGGTGTCGGCGCGCGAGCTGGGCGTGGACGAGCACGCGGTGGTGAAGACGCTGATCATGGAGGACGAGAACAAGCGTCCGTTGATCGTGCTGATGCACGGCGACTGCGAAGTGGGCACCGGCATGCTGGCCAAGCAGATCGGCGTCAAGAAAGTCCATCCCTGCGATCCGAAAACCGCGGACAAGCACAGCGGCTACCAGGTAGGCGGCACCAGCCCTTTCGGCACCCGCCACCCGATGCCGGTGTATATGGAGGCCAGCATCGCCGAGCTGCCGGTGATTTACATCAACGGCGGCAAGCGCGGTTTTCTGGTCGGCGTCGATCCGCGGGAAGTGATCCGGGTGTTGCAGCCTACGCTGGTCACCGCGGCGGCGTAG